From Rhodopirellula islandica, the proteins below share one genomic window:
- a CDS encoding phytanoyl-CoA dioxygenase family protein: MANEALDRDGFCVLRGAVTSSVVEHLLQVCTQTLVAESESVRARSSRGHVYAARNLIASIPEVTTVWQSDPLLSFLRAELGDGLGLVRALFFDKPPDRTWALPWHKDTSIAVRDNSVESACFSRPTRKAGVPHLIASDDVLQRMLTLRIHLDEVTSENGPLQVIPGSHHSSDCEGDGVESAVPVYAAGGDVLAMRPLISHSSGSSQPGTRRHRRILHLEFANSTTLPDGVQWHDFVTPGV, encoded by the coding sequence ATGGCGAACGAGGCGTTGGATCGAGATGGATTCTGTGTGCTTCGTGGGGCGGTGACGTCTTCCGTGGTCGAGCATCTGTTGCAGGTGTGCACGCAAACTTTGGTCGCGGAATCCGAGTCCGTGCGGGCTCGGTCGAGTCGCGGGCATGTCTACGCCGCACGCAATTTGATCGCCAGCATCCCGGAGGTGACCACCGTTTGGCAGTCGGATCCGTTGCTGTCTTTCTTGCGAGCTGAGTTGGGTGACGGTCTGGGATTGGTGCGAGCGTTGTTCTTTGACAAGCCGCCGGATCGAACGTGGGCGTTGCCATGGCACAAGGACACTTCCATCGCCGTGCGTGACAACTCGGTGGAGTCGGCATGTTTTTCTCGGCCGACGAGGAAGGCTGGCGTGCCGCACTTGATTGCAAGCGACGATGTCTTGCAGCGAATGCTGACGCTTCGCATTCACCTGGACGAAGTCACCTCAGAGAACGGGCCATTGCAAGTCATCCCCGGTTCGCATCACTCGAGCGATTGTGAAGGAGACGGTGTGGAGTCGGCGGTTCCCGTCTATGCCGCGGGTGGTGACGTGTTGGCGATGCGTCCGTTGATCAGTCACAGCAGCGGATCATCCCAGCCCGGCACGCGTCGTCACCGCCGAATCTTGCATCTGGAATTCGCGAATTCGACGACGCTACCCGATGGAGTTCAGTGGCATGACTTTGTCACGCCGGGTGTTTGA
- a CDS encoding sulfatase-like hydrolase/transferase — translation MMYRPLSTLLLWMLLAIPHAFAESPQSPTKPNVLFIAMDDLNDWIGCLGGHPQTITPNLDRLAASGVLFSNAHCPAPACNPCRSAVFTGRAPNQTGLYDNRQQMREIMPDEVILPQYFRNHGYHASGSGKLLHYFIDADSWDEYFPKAESENPLPQTFYPTQRPVSLKRGGPWQYVETDWAALDVTDEEFGGDWAVSQWIGDKLLAEHDQPFFLGCGIYRPHEPWFVPKKYFEPFPLESIQLPPGYLENDLDDVPAAGQRAARNRYFAHIQEQDQWKQGIQGYLASIHFADAMLGRVLDALESGPNADNTIVVLWSDHGWQLGEKEHWQKYTPWRAVTRVPLMVRVPKSLSPSLPEGTPSGVVCDAPVNTLSLFPTLLDLCELPSRPQNDGPSLLPLLHDPDSKDWTRDSVTYLSQPGAYAISGRTHRYVHYPDGSEELYDIQSDPYEWENLASKPTALSQLTHFRSIAPTKFAKRIEPSVKSLAKLSFHPIDDDAAPASKPAGNKFPVHFLNQQRDPVELCWMDEEANPKPYGTIRPGETQTQSTRPGAVWMVREPATGKPLGYFRVGDRTAQAVIPATKPNVVIILTDDQGWADLSCQDVVDDIQTPHIDALAARGVRCTNAYVTSPQCSPSRAGLITGRYQQRLGIDTIPDMPLPTEAVTIAEHLQPLGYRTGMVGKWHLEPNVTCADWIRRELPAMANKPRRQVRIPWPKIQPYSPAQQGFDEYYWGAMTNYRTNFDLASDDLLPKMKQLHDERFRIDVQTDAAVSFIDRNHDQPFYLQLNYYGPHTPLEATEEYLDRFPKSMPKRRRYALAMLAAIDDGVGRIVDQLKTHGLLDNTLVVMTSDNGAPLKMTKVDAPIDGDAGGWDGSLNDPWVGEKGMLSEGGIRVPMIWSLPSQLPSAITYNWPISTLDIAPSVLQLAGGKLDPKSEPFDGINLIPRLNDIQIPSTRTLYFRFWDQAAVRQGKWKYIFVGDGRRYLFDLESDQHEHRNLIASYPELGNKLHASLRTWTLELDPPGLPQGKKMRERDWYDFYFDDHPSSKSK, via the coding sequence ATGATGTATCGACCACTGTCGACCTTGCTGCTTTGGATGCTGCTCGCCATTCCGCATGCTTTCGCAGAGTCCCCCCAATCGCCTACAAAACCGAACGTTCTGTTCATCGCGATGGACGATCTGAACGATTGGATTGGTTGCTTGGGAGGACACCCACAAACCATCACGCCCAACTTGGATCGACTGGCGGCCAGCGGCGTGCTGTTTTCCAACGCTCATTGCCCGGCACCGGCTTGCAACCCCTGTCGCTCGGCCGTCTTCACGGGCCGAGCTCCCAATCAAACCGGGTTGTATGACAATCGCCAACAGATGCGAGAGATCATGCCGGACGAAGTCATCTTGCCACAGTACTTCCGCAATCATGGCTATCACGCCTCGGGTTCTGGCAAACTGCTTCACTACTTCATCGACGCCGATTCTTGGGACGAGTACTTTCCCAAAGCCGAATCGGAAAATCCCTTGCCACAAACGTTCTACCCCACCCAACGTCCCGTCAGTTTGAAACGAGGCGGTCCGTGGCAATACGTTGAAACCGACTGGGCCGCGCTCGACGTGACGGATGAAGAATTCGGTGGCGACTGGGCGGTCAGCCAGTGGATTGGCGACAAACTTCTCGCCGAACATGACCAACCGTTCTTCCTTGGTTGTGGAATCTACCGACCGCACGAACCCTGGTTTGTTCCCAAGAAATACTTCGAGCCATTTCCGCTCGAGAGCATCCAGCTTCCACCGGGATACCTTGAGAATGATTTGGACGACGTGCCCGCCGCCGGCCAACGCGCCGCTCGCAATCGCTACTTCGCTCACATTCAAGAACAAGACCAATGGAAGCAAGGCATCCAAGGCTACCTCGCGTCGATTCACTTTGCCGATGCCATGCTGGGCCGCGTCCTGGACGCCTTGGAATCCGGCCCCAACGCGGACAACACAATCGTGGTTCTCTGGTCGGACCACGGGTGGCAACTGGGCGAAAAAGAACACTGGCAAAAGTACACCCCATGGCGAGCGGTGACCCGCGTGCCCTTGATGGTTCGCGTGCCTAAATCGCTCAGCCCATCGCTGCCCGAAGGCACACCCTCCGGCGTCGTCTGCGATGCCCCCGTGAACACACTCAGTCTGTTCCCGACGCTCCTCGATTTGTGTGAACTGCCTTCGCGGCCGCAAAACGACGGACCAAGTCTACTGCCGTTGCTTCACGATCCGGACTCAAAGGACTGGACGCGTGATTCCGTCACGTATCTCTCCCAACCCGGAGCTTACGCGATCAGCGGACGGACTCATCGTTACGTTCATTACCCCGACGGCAGCGAAGAACTGTATGACATCCAATCCGATCCCTACGAATGGGAGAATCTCGCGAGCAAGCCCACTGCCCTCTCACAACTCACCCACTTTCGATCCATCGCACCCACCAAGTTTGCAAAACGGATCGAACCATCGGTGAAGTCACTCGCGAAACTTTCTTTCCATCCGATCGATGACGATGCCGCTCCGGCATCCAAACCCGCCGGGAACAAGTTCCCTGTGCACTTCCTCAACCAGCAACGTGACCCGGTCGAACTCTGCTGGATGGATGAAGAAGCGAACCCCAAACCCTACGGCACCATCCGCCCGGGCGAAACCCAAACCCAATCCACTCGCCCCGGCGCGGTGTGGATGGTCCGAGAACCTGCCACCGGCAAACCTCTGGGCTACTTCCGTGTCGGTGACCGCACCGCCCAAGCCGTCATTCCCGCCACCAAACCCAACGTCGTCATCATCCTCACCGATGACCAGGGCTGGGCCGACCTGAGTTGCCAAGACGTCGTCGACGACATCCAAACGCCGCACATCGATGCCCTGGCCGCTCGCGGGGTTCGCTGCACGAATGCTTACGTGACCTCGCCACAGTGCAGCCCATCGCGTGCCGGGCTGATCACCGGGCGTTACCAACAACGTCTCGGCATCGACACGATCCCAGACATGCCGTTGCCAACCGAAGCCGTGACCATTGCCGAGCACTTGCAACCACTTGGTTACCGCACTGGAATGGTCGGCAAATGGCACTTGGAACCCAACGTCACCTGCGCCGACTGGATCCGCCGCGAACTACCGGCGATGGCGAACAAACCACGACGACAAGTCCGAATCCCATGGCCAAAGATCCAACCGTATTCTCCCGCTCAACAAGGTTTCGACGAATACTACTGGGGAGCAATGACGAACTATCGCACCAACTTTGACCTCGCCTCAGATGATCTGCTTCCAAAGATGAAGCAACTTCACGACGAACGATTTCGCATCGATGTGCAAACCGATGCCGCCGTCAGCTTCATCGACCGCAATCATGACCAACCGTTTTACTTGCAGTTGAACTACTACGGACCACACACGCCTCTCGAGGCCACGGAGGAGTACCTCGATCGGTTCCCAAAATCGATGCCCAAGCGACGGCGATATGCACTCGCGATGCTCGCCGCGATCGACGACGGCGTCGGACGGATCGTTGACCAATTGAAGACCCACGGTTTGCTGGACAACACCTTGGTGGTCATGACCAGCGACAACGGCGCACCACTGAAGATGACCAAGGTCGACGCCCCGATCGATGGCGACGCAGGCGGTTGGGACGGATCCCTCAATGACCCTTGGGTCGGCGAAAAAGGGATGCTTTCCGAAGGCGGCATTCGCGTCCCAATGATCTGGAGTCTACCCAGCCAACTGCCCAGCGCCATCACTTACAACTGGCCCATCAGCACCCTCGACATCGCCCCCAGCGTCTTGCAGCTCGCCGGTGGAAAACTCGATCCAAAAAGCGAACCCTTCGATGGCATCAACCTGATCCCGCGATTGAACGACATCCAAATCCCCTCCACACGCACGTTGTACTTTCGCTTCTGGGACCAAGCCGCGGTCCGGCAAGGCAAATGGAAGTACATCTTCGTTGGCGACGGCCGACGTTACCTCTTCGACTTGGAAAGTGACCAACACGAGCATCGCAACCTGATCGCAAGCTACCCAGAACTTGGGAACAAATTGCACGCCTCCTTGCGAACCTGGACCTTGGAATTGGATCCGCCCGGCTTGCCCCAAGGCAAGAAAATGCGAGAGCGAGACTGGTACGACTTCTACTTTGACGATCACCCCAGCTCGAAGTCCAAGTGA
- a CDS encoding carboxylesterase family protein, which yields MRRDFLVGVIFAAATVGWSGFQGGTLSAQEPTETASTTEANSKIQIEPGEQTENFFAIPKPAEGRPDRLPYLLYTPEDYDPGQRVPLLLFLHGLGESGDGNFQQIAVHGPPKRVGKEGKELPFVIVSPQSPMPGRDRKEVVESWKADELMALLDHVEGQLSIDTRRVYVTGLSMGGFGTWRLTATHPERFAAAIPICGGGKTEWADELAKTPIWVFHGGQDSVVALSGSEEMVTAIQRAGGDVKLTIYPDAGHDSWTATYANPEVYAWLLRHQLEQSN from the coding sequence ATGAGACGTGATTTTCTAGTCGGTGTGATTTTCGCCGCAGCAACAGTTGGTTGGAGTGGTTTCCAGGGCGGGACGCTGTCGGCGCAAGAGCCCACAGAAACGGCCTCGACAACCGAGGCGAATTCAAAAATTCAGATTGAACCGGGCGAGCAAACCGAGAACTTCTTTGCGATCCCGAAACCTGCGGAGGGGCGACCGGATCGGCTGCCGTACCTGCTGTACACGCCCGAGGACTACGATCCCGGTCAGCGCGTGCCGTTGTTGTTGTTCTTGCACGGGTTGGGCGAGAGCGGCGACGGGAACTTTCAGCAGATCGCAGTGCATGGGCCACCCAAGCGAGTCGGGAAGGAAGGCAAGGAGTTGCCCTTTGTGATCGTTTCACCGCAGAGTCCGATGCCGGGAAGAGATCGCAAAGAGGTCGTTGAGTCATGGAAAGCGGATGAGTTGATGGCGTTGTTGGATCATGTCGAAGGCCAACTCTCGATTGATACGCGGCGCGTTTACGTGACCGGTTTGAGCATGGGCGGATTTGGAACCTGGCGATTGACGGCGACTCATCCCGAACGCTTTGCAGCGGCGATTCCGATTTGTGGTGGTGGCAAAACGGAGTGGGCAGACGAACTTGCCAAGACTCCAATTTGGGTCTTTCATGGTGGCCAGGACTCTGTCGTGGCACTCAGCGGGAGCGAAGAGATGGTCACCGCGATCCAGCGAGCTGGCGGGGACGTGAAGCTGACGATCTACCCCGATGCGGGGCATGACAGTTGGACGGCAACGTATGCGAACCCCGAGGTCTACGCTTGGTTGCTGCGGCATCAGTTGGAGCAATCGAACTGA